In a single window of the Niabella ginsenosidivorans genome:
- a CDS encoding glycosyltransferase produces MASKKFTRKIDKMNDKVCYRLVHKYYLWKEGVTKKLVDMQLIRLLSKRFFYLFILLFRFNKYPRKVQYMMPKDFAKRLLGLYHFHKAGIPRKLRSYPSLVFPVFEAPEVTIIIAVFNQWQFTYNCLKSILEHTGDIPYHIVVVDDGSADETASCLQHCENITVIRNEQNIGFLRSCNKAAGGVRSKYICFLNNDTMVSQRWLYHMVNVFKLHDDAGVVGAKLLYPYGLLQEAGGLVNATGEPANYGRWTDPREYQYNYLRETDYCSGACILIQTQDFLTLKGFNEQYAPAYYEDTDLCFAARFRLGKKVFYQPLAEVVHFEGISSGKRAEKGNVKNYQLHNAKTFVNTWKSYFNRFSDSNLFDNQVDKFSRNRKRILIIEGFLPSYDKDSGSRRVYELIKIFFSLDLEVYFMPEFGGAVEPYYSELVTRGVRVFYEQQYLKSKQEMLREILPVIDYAWVARPHSNEAHASLIKEQKNIVWIYDTVDLHFLRLERSLAYDQSQHITKKDIDVLKEKELALSREADVTVVVTPFEKNILIKAGTKHVKVIPNIHPVKKGTAFPSFEEREGLCFIGGYEHLPNVDAVLWLVKEIMPLVWTQAPGIKLALLGSHPPPEVLALRSDLIAVPGYIHDVSSYFNNSRLFVAPLRYGAGMKGKIGHAMEYGLPAVATDIGVEGMGLEVNRDIAVANTAETFAAEILDLYSNRERWMNIARHSVETIRRYSPEVVQGLVKELIMGVAKQ; encoded by the coding sequence ATGGCCTCTAAGAAGTTTACCCGGAAGATAGATAAGATGAACGATAAGGTGTGTTACCGGCTGGTTCATAAATACTATCTATGGAAAGAAGGGGTCACGAAGAAGCTGGTAGATATGCAGCTTATCCGGCTTCTCTCAAAGCGCTTTTTTTACTTATTTATCCTGCTTTTCCGGTTCAATAAATACCCGCGCAAAGTTCAATACATGATGCCTAAAGACTTTGCGAAGCGACTGTTGGGACTTTATCATTTTCACAAAGCCGGTATTCCCCGGAAGCTCAGGTCTTATCCGTCACTTGTATTTCCTGTATTTGAAGCACCGGAAGTAACAATTATTATTGCCGTTTTTAATCAATGGCAGTTTACCTATAACTGCCTGAAATCTATTCTTGAACATACCGGCGATATTCCTTATCATATCGTTGTTGTTGATGACGGGTCTGCCGATGAAACGGCTTCCTGTCTTCAGCATTGTGAAAACATCACGGTTATACGGAATGAGCAGAATATTGGTTTTCTGCGCTCCTGTAATAAGGCGGCTGGCGGCGTACGCTCAAAATATATCTGTTTTCTGAACAATGATACTATGGTTAGCCAGCGATGGTTGTATCATATGGTCAATGTTTTTAAACTGCATGATGATGCGGGTGTTGTAGGAGCCAAGCTGCTCTATCCTTATGGATTATTGCAGGAAGCCGGCGGACTGGTCAATGCTACCGGGGAACCGGCTAATTATGGCAGATGGACGGACCCCAGAGAATATCAATATAATTATCTGAGGGAAACCGACTATTGTTCGGGCGCCTGTATTTTAATACAAACACAGGATTTTCTTACTTTAAAAGGGTTTAATGAGCAATATGCCCCGGCCTACTATGAAGATACAGACCTTTGCTTTGCTGCCCGGTTCAGACTTGGCAAAAAAGTGTTTTATCAACCCCTGGCTGAAGTGGTACATTTTGAAGGGATAAGTTCAGGGAAACGTGCTGAAAAAGGAAATGTAAAAAATTATCAGCTGCACAATGCTAAAACCTTCGTGAACACATGGAAATCTTATTTTAACCGTTTTTCAGATAGCAATCTTTTTGATAATCAGGTTGATAAGTTTTCCCGGAACAGGAAGCGTATATTAATTATTGAAGGGTTCCTTCCTTCTTATGATAAAGACTCAGGGTCCAGGAGGGTATATGAGTTGATAAAGATCTTTTTTTCGCTGGATTTAGAAGTGTATTTTATGCCGGAATTCGGCGGAGCTGTAGAACCCTATTACTCGGAATTGGTTACGCGGGGTGTCCGGGTATTTTATGAACAGCAATATTTAAAATCGAAGCAGGAAATGCTAAGAGAAATTTTGCCTGTTATTGATTATGCGTGGGTGGCCCGGCCCCATTCAAACGAAGCGCATGCTTCGTTAATAAAAGAGCAAAAGAATATTGTATGGATTTATGACACGGTAGATCTCCATTTTTTGCGACTGGAACGGTCACTGGCTTATGACCAGTCGCAGCATATTACCAAAAAGGATATAGACGTATTGAAAGAAAAGGAGCTTGCTCTTTCCCGGGAAGCAGACGTAACAGTTGTTGTAACACCTTTTGAGAAAAATATCTTAATAAAAGCAGGAACAAAACATGTAAAAGTGATTCCGAATATTCATCCTGTAAAAAAAGGAACCGCTTTTCCTTCCTTTGAAGAACGGGAAGGGCTTTGTTTTATTGGAGGCTATGAACATTTGCCCAATGTAGATGCGGTATTGTGGCTGGTTAAGGAAATTATGCCGCTTGTATGGACGCAGGCGCCGGGTATAAAGCTTGCATTGCTTGGGAGCCATCCTCCCCCGGAAGTGCTTGCTTTGAGGTCAGATCTTATTGCAGTGCCGGGGTATATTCACGATGTATCTTCTTATTTTAATAATAGCCGCTTATTTGTAGCCCCGCTCAGATATGGTGCGGGGATGAAGGGGAAAATAGGTCATGCAATGGAATATGGGCTGCCGGCTGTTGCTACAGATATTGGTGTTGAGGGTATGGGGCTTGAAGTGAACAGGGATATTGCAGTAGCAAATACTGCAGAAACGTTTGCAGCAGAAATACTGGACTTATACAGTAACCGGGAGCGATGGATGAACATCGCCCGTCATTCAGTTGAAACTATCAGGCGGTATTCGCCGGAAGTAGTGCAGGGCCTGGTGAAAGAACTGATAATGGGTGTGGCTAAACAGTAA
- a CDS encoding alpha/beta fold hydrolase, which produces MKKLFNTCNPLKSVLLIAIIMFATSQSNGQPIHPSDSGYAPVNGIKVYYEVYGEGRPVILLHGAFMTISGNWGALIPELSKTRKVIAVELQGHGHTPFSDRKLSHATLAKDVEGVMDYLKIDSADVAGYSFGGAVAYQFAIQSPKRLRKLVIISATYKSDGWLPAINNGFKAMKPELFANTPMKAAYDAVAPDTTKWTKFLEQMIACAATPFNLGDSNIAKIAAPVLIISGDNDGLDKIELAKTYQLLGGGVAADLQSMPKSQLAIVPSQGHVSLMMQTTTILNYLNGFLK; this is translated from the coding sequence ATGAAAAAACTATTCAATACATGTAACCCTCTTAAATCGGTGCTGCTGATTGCAATCATTATGTTTGCAACATCTCAATCAAACGGACAACCGATCCATCCTTCCGACAGTGGCTACGCACCTGTTAACGGCATCAAAGTTTATTACGAAGTATATGGTGAAGGCCGGCCTGTTATTTTACTGCATGGCGCTTTTATGACAATCAGCGGAAACTGGGGCGCATTGATCCCTGAACTATCAAAAACCAGGAAAGTAATTGCCGTTGAATTGCAGGGGCATGGACATACACCGTTTTCAGACAGAAAACTATCCCATGCTACGCTGGCAAAGGATGTGGAAGGTGTAATGGATTACCTGAAAATTGACAGTGCGGATGTGGCAGGATATAGTTTTGGCGGTGCTGTGGCTTACCAGTTTGCCATACAAAGCCCTAAGCGGTTAAGAAAATTAGTGATCATTTCTGCTACTTATAAAAGTGATGGCTGGCTTCCTGCAATAAACAATGGATTTAAAGCAATGAAGCCTGAACTTTTTGCAAACACTCCTATGAAAGCTGCATACGATGCAGTGGCACCTGATACAACAAAATGGACGAAGTTCCTGGAGCAAATGATCGCTTGCGCTGCAACACCCTTTAACCTGGGTGACTCCAATATTGCGAAAATTGCTGCGCCTGTATTAATCATATCCGGTGACAATGACGGACTGGATAAAATTGAGTTGGCGAAAACGTATCAATTGCTGGGAGGAGGTGTTGCTGCAGACTTACAGTCAATGCCAAAATCGCAACTGGCCATCGTTCCTTCACAGGGGCATGTAAGCCTGATGATGCAGACAACAACAATTTTGAATTACCTGAACGGTTTTTTAAAATAA
- a CDS encoding glycosyltransferase family 2 protein: MKEARFTVALLISTYKWAEALEIVLKSILYQTRRPDEVIIAEDGQDPSTVFCIDRFVKRTGIPIKHVNHEDIGFRKSLILNKAIKEIESDYIIEIDGDIVMHREFIADHIKGAKKGYFVQGSRALISEWRTRELLRTKDIDSLHSFMRGITNRFNSLRIPVFSGLFVVNPRKSHNVKGCNLAFWRADYIKVNGYYSGFTGWGREDSELGERLINLGVKKKKLKLAAVTYHIYHTFNSRANLDTNEIIYRETVRFKYSYRPNGYLEA, encoded by the coding sequence ATGAAAGAAGCTCGCTTTACCGTTGCCCTGCTGATTTCTACGTATAAATGGGCGGAAGCATTGGAAATTGTATTGAAGAGTATATTATATCAGACCCGGCGTCCTGATGAAGTTATTATTGCGGAAGACGGGCAGGACCCGTCTACAGTGTTTTGTATAGACCGGTTTGTAAAGCGTACCGGTATTCCGATAAAACATGTTAATCATGAAGATATCGGATTCCGGAAGAGCCTGATCCTCAACAAGGCCATTAAAGAAATTGAGTCGGATTATATCATTGAAATTGACGGTGATATTGTTATGCACCGGGAATTTATAGCAGATCATATAAAAGGAGCAAAAAAAGGGTATTTTGTACAGGGAAGCAGGGCGCTTATCTCGGAATGGAGAACGCGGGAACTGCTGCGTACCAAGGACATTGACTCTTTGCATTCTTTTATGCGGGGAATCACCAACCGGTTTAATTCTTTGCGGATTCCGGTTTTTTCAGGGTTGTTTGTAGTAAACCCCAGGAAATCTCATAATGTAAAAGGTTGCAATCTGGCTTTCTGGCGGGCCGATTATATAAAAGTGAACGGCTATTATAGCGGTTTTACCGGATGGGGAAGGGAAGATTCAGAACTGGGGGAGCGCCTGATTAATCTGGGCGTGAAAAAAAAGAAGCTCAAACTGGCAGCGGTTACCTATCATATTTATCATACCTTTAATTCCCGGGCTAACCTGGATACCAACGAAATCATTTACCGGGAGACAGTCCGGTTTAAGTACAGCTACCGGCCTAACGGGTATTTGGAGGCGTAA
- a CDS encoding glycosyltransferase: protein MTRPGISVILCTHNGALRLPATLGYLARQKVDQRFEWEIVFIDNNSQDHSSEIAEEIWLKYNAPAPLHIYKESAPGKYYALQTAIAKANYNYFIVCDDDNGFHADYLSRAFDLLNEHPEVGAAGGRSLLKLPDGKHAPEWLPEDYEPYALGKQARYTGYVPLKKGRLWGAGMISRTDLYKELYAAFPSLLIGVPGEKALNSEDTEYCARLILKGYQLYYDESLILDHMLDDAKLTTKHRDAMNHIYNGSGGVIDRYRTVIKVQTQKAGWLYKAQVFFINPFRMWWTRNTRSKSRYRNALQCLFPQLYGSDRIIEKIRAFADV, encoded by the coding sequence ATGACGAGACCCGGAATTTCTGTAATACTCTGCACGCATAACGGAGCACTAAGGCTTCCCGCAACATTGGGATATCTTGCCCGGCAAAAAGTGGATCAGCGCTTTGAATGGGAAATTGTATTTATAGATAATAATTCTCAGGATCATTCTTCTGAAATAGCGGAGGAAATCTGGTTAAAGTATAACGCCCCGGCCCCGTTGCATATATATAAAGAATCGGCACCAGGTAAATACTATGCGTTACAAACCGCTATAGCAAAGGCCAATTATAATTATTTTATCGTTTGCGATGATGATAATGGTTTTCATGCGGATTATTTATCCCGGGCTTTTGATCTGTTAAACGAACATCCTGAAGTGGGAGCAGCCGGTGGGCGTTCCCTGTTGAAGCTGCCAGATGGAAAACACGCTCCTGAATGGCTGCCGGAAGATTATGAACCTTACGCCTTGGGAAAACAGGCCCGCTACACAGGGTATGTTCCATTAAAAAAAGGAAGACTATGGGGGGCGGGTATGATCTCCAGAACGGATTTATATAAAGAGCTGTATGCAGCGTTTCCTTCTTTACTTATTGGAGTGCCAGGAGAAAAAGCATTGAACTCAGAGGATACAGAATATTGTGCCCGCCTTATTTTAAAAGGTTACCAGTTGTACTATGATGAAAGCCTTATACTTGATCACATGCTGGATGATGCAAAGTTAACAACAAAGCACCGGGATGCAATGAATCATATTTATAATGGATCGGGAGGGGTGATAGACCGGTACCGGACTGTGATTAAAGTGCAGACCCAAAAAGCCGGCTGGCTTTATAAAGCACAGGTTTTTTTTATAAACCCATTCAGAATGTGGTGGACCAGAAATACCCGGTCAAAGTCACGGTATCGGAATGCATTACAATGCTTGTTTCCCCAGCTGTATGGCAGCGATCGGATTATAGAAAAAATACGGGCGTTTGCAGATGTATAA
- a CDS encoding cupin-like domain-containing protein — MQLQELEKLESISPEDFKKNYYQKGKPVVIKDLARKWPAITKWNWDYFIKIVGDKEVGVYNNIKSDSYTPINTADAYMKFGEYLEMVKKGPVELRIFLFNIFQHAPQIVSDFTWPDEYMKGFVKKFPMLFVGGQGSITHMHFDIDMSHILHTQFLGRKRVLLFPFEEQHKLYRKPWEVLSLANYANYYDHFDYEKFPAVKNAKGFEVIMEHGDTLFMPAGYWHHMEYIDAGFAMSLRALQSSVSGKLKGAWNLFGMRNIDTLMKKTAPKWWYDRKVKQLYADAAKTIGA; from the coding sequence ATGCAGTTACAGGAACTCGAAAAATTGGAGTCAATCAGCCCGGAAGACTTTAAAAAGAACTATTATCAGAAAGGGAAACCTGTTGTAATTAAAGATCTTGCGCGTAAATGGCCGGCCATTACCAAATGGAACTGGGATTATTTTATCAAAATTGTCGGCGATAAGGAAGTAGGCGTTTATAATAATATAAAAAGTGACTCCTACACTCCCATTAACACAGCAGACGCCTATATGAAATTTGGCGAATATCTGGAAATGGTCAAAAAAGGGCCTGTGGAACTGCGCATCTTCCTTTTTAATATTTTTCAGCATGCGCCACAGATTGTGTCTGACTTTACCTGGCCGGATGAATATATGAAAGGGTTTGTAAAAAAGTTCCCGATGCTCTTTGTGGGAGGGCAGGGCTCTATTACGCATATGCATTTTGATATTGACATGAGCCATATCCTGCATACCCAGTTCCTGGGCAGAAAAAGGGTGCTGCTTTTCCCGTTTGAAGAACAGCATAAATTATACAGAAAACCCTGGGAAGTCCTTAGCCTGGCCAATTATGCCAACTATTATGACCATTTTGACTATGAAAAATTCCCTGCTGTAAAAAACGCAAAAGGTTTTGAAGTGATCATGGAACATGGCGACACCCTGTTTATGCCTGCCGGCTACTGGCATCATATGGAATATATAGATGCAGGCTTTGCCATGAGCTTAAGGGCTTTGCAGAGCAGTGTGTCAGGAAAGCTAAAAGGAGCCTGGAACCTGTTTGGCATGCGGAATATAGATACACTGATGAAAAAAACTGCCCCTAAATGGTGGTACGACCGCAAAGTGAAGCAATTATACGCGGATGCTGCAAAAACAATAGGGGCTTAA
- a CDS encoding cysteine desulfurase family protein has product MEKIYLDNAATTCLDKEVLDAMLPFMTTSYGNPSSVYSYGRETRLAVETARKTVARHLNVKPGEIFFTSGGTESNNTAISASIRDLGCTHIITSPIEHHAVLHTVAHYCDSEQITHSLVKLLPDGHVDLTDLEEQLAVAGKKTLVSLMHANNEIGNLLPINAVSTLCRKYGAVFHSDCVQTVGHYPIDLQRIDVDFIAASGHKFHGPKGTGILYVKGGLQIKPFIYGGGQERNMRAGTENVYGIVGFAKALDLAMLHYEEESGYIKDLKNYMVEQLQKEIPSVKFNGDYNGSCLYTVLSASFPETDRSEMLLFNLDIHNICVSGGSACSSGASQGSHVIAALESNPGYVPVRFSFSKYNKKEEIDTVIETLKALI; this is encoded by the coding sequence ATGGAAAAAATATATTTAGACAATGCAGCAACCACCTGCCTGGATAAGGAAGTGCTGGATGCGATGCTCCCTTTTATGACAACCAGCTATGGAAACCCCTCATCAGTGTATTCTTACGGAAGAGAGACCCGCCTGGCAGTGGAAACAGCCCGTAAAACGGTAGCCAGGCACTTAAACGTAAAACCCGGTGAAATATTTTTTACCAGCGGCGGTACAGAAAGTAATAATACGGCTATCAGCGCTTCTATCCGCGATCTGGGTTGCACACATATCATTACCTCCCCTATTGAACATCATGCTGTGCTGCATACGGTAGCGCATTATTGTGATAGCGAACAGATCACGCACAGTCTGGTAAAACTATTGCCTGACGGCCATGTTGACCTGACGGATCTTGAGGAACAATTAGCCGTGGCAGGGAAAAAGACCCTGGTGAGCCTGATGCACGCCAATAACGAAATCGGCAACCTGTTGCCAATAAACGCGGTCAGCACATTATGCAGGAAATACGGGGCTGTTTTTCACTCGGACTGTGTACAAACTGTGGGACATTATCCGATTGATCTGCAACGTATTGACGTAGACTTTATTGCTGCATCCGGTCATAAATTTCATGGACCTAAAGGAACGGGCATCCTGTATGTAAAAGGCGGCCTGCAGATAAAGCCCTTCATTTACGGAGGCGGTCAGGAACGGAACATGCGTGCCGGTACTGAGAATGTCTATGGTATTGTCGGCTTTGCCAAAGCATTGGACCTGGCTATGCTTCATTATGAAGAAGAATCAGGCTACATAAAGGACCTGAAAAATTATATGGTGGAACAATTGCAAAAGGAGATCCCCTCTGTAAAATTCAATGGGGATTATAATGGCAGCTGCCTGTATACGGTATTAAGCGCATCATTTCCGGAAACAGACCGGTCAGAGATGCTGTTGTTCAACCTCGACATTCATAATATCTGTGTTTCGGGCGGAAGCGCATGCAGCAGTGGTGCCAGTCAGGGTTCTCACGTAATTGCAGCTCTGGAAAGCAATCCCGGTTATGTTCCCGTTCGTTTTTCTTTTAGCAAGTATAATAAAAAAGAAGAAATTGACACTGTTATTGAAACATTGAAGGCACTTATATAA
- a CDS encoding dihydrofolate reductase family protein, producing the protein MRKIIVLSMITLDGVMQAPGGPEEDKSGDFKYGGWTASYGDEVFSKIMEEELKPADYLLGRKTFEIFASYWPQHADFWPGINEGAKYVLSQTLEKSDPIVTGWKNTILLKSLAAIEKLKNSEGADIQVWGSSELIHLLLKQDLVDELRLKIYPLILGEGKKLFENGAIPAAFTLTESQVTSKGVIIANYKRAGEVITGNVGA; encoded by the coding sequence ATGAGAAAAATAATTGTTTTGTCAATGATTACACTGGATGGTGTTATGCAGGCACCTGGCGGACCAGAAGAAGATAAATCAGGTGACTTCAAATATGGCGGCTGGACCGCATCTTATGGCGATGAGGTTTTTAGCAAGATCATGGAAGAAGAGCTGAAACCGGCAGATTATCTTTTGGGCAGAAAAACTTTTGAGATCTTTGCATCCTACTGGCCCCAACATGCTGACTTTTGGCCGGGCATCAATGAAGGCGCCAAATATGTCCTGTCGCAAACCCTGGAAAAATCAGATCCGATAGTCACCGGGTGGAAAAATACCATTTTACTTAAAAGTCTGGCAGCTATCGAAAAGCTTAAAAATTCTGAGGGCGCTGACATCCAGGTTTGGGGAAGCAGTGAGCTCATTCACCTGTTGCTTAAACAGGACCTGGTGGATGAGCTCCGGCTCAAAATTTACCCGTTGATCCTTGGGGAAGGTAAAAAGCTCTTTGAAAATGGCGCGATCCCGGCAGCATTTACATTAACAGAAAGCCAGGTGACATCAAAAGGGGTTATTATAGCCAATTACAAGCGGGCCGGAGAGGTCATAACAGGCAATGTTGGAGCTTAA